From the Musa acuminata AAA Group cultivar baxijiao chromosome BXJ1-2, Cavendish_Baxijiao_AAA, whole genome shotgun sequence genome, one window contains:
- the LOC135595290 gene encoding COBRA-like protein 7 — protein MDWCSRPSFVILLVVLLLSVDDSRSQAPAATPTPAPVPAPSPDAICNGIYLSYVLEKREKIHPFTSDPADQPYSFGATATVLNHGASDLLSWTLLIPFRHRELIVSVGGGVLTNGSTFPYNTTLDANATAFSGYPNTDLKTAIETANDLSQIEAKITLVGTFFGSPPPSVPLPEFLVLDDPSYSCPRPTVYNDSYAVDTCCLPNPNYVPKEINVTGFLPRLSGDLIISYDVLQSYGSSYLALVTIENHNPLGRLDRWQLSWEWARNEFIYSMKGAYPSVVDVSDCVFGKQGQYYQDLDFSKVLSCKRNPTIVDLTPWQYNNTDLGRIPHCCRNGTILPPEMDPEQAVSAFQVQVYKMPPDLNRSVLFPPVNWNISGTLNPDYQCGQPNRVSPTAFPDSSGLDSDSLALASWQVVCNISRPKGASPKCCVSFSAFYNDSVVPCKTCACGCRAGTSGPTCNATAPALLLPPEALLVPFDNRTAKAVAWAEMKHYNVPSPLPCGDYCGVSINWHVLTNYNKGWSARVTLFNWREDQFADWFLAVRMDKAYAGYEQMYSFNGTAMGDNTIFMQGRPGLDYLNGEANGNNPDNDPRVPGKQQSVMSFTKTKTPGIDITAGDGYPSKVYFNGEECSMPEMIPTNWAPRSGGGIGLVTLLLLVLAVVALVILEP, from the coding sequence ATGGATTGGTGTTCTCGCCCGTCTTTTGTGATTCTTCTGGTTGTACTTTTGCTTTCCGTGGACGATTCTCGGTCTCAAGCGCCGGCAGCCACCCCCACCCCAGCCCCTGTCCCCGCGCCCTCGCCGGACGCCATCTGCAATGGCATCTACCTCTCCTACGTGCTTGAGAAACGGGAGAAGATCCACCCCTTCACCTCTGACCCGGCGGACCAGCCTTACTCCTTCGGTGCCACCGCCACCGTCCTCAACCACGGCGCCTCCGACCTCCTCTCCTGGACCCTCCTCATCCCTTTCCGCCACCGTGAGCTCATCGTCTCCGTTGGCGGCGGCGTCCTCACCAATGGCTCCACCTTCCCCTACAACACCACCCTCGACGCTAACGCCACCGCCTTCTCCGGCTACCCCAACACCGACCTCAAGACCGCCATCGAGACCGCCAACGACCTGTCCCAGATCGAGGCCAAGATCACCCTCGTCGGTACTTTTTTCGGCTCCCCGCCCCCCTCCGTGCCACTCCCCGAGTTCCTCGTTCTGGACGATCCCTCCTACAGCTGCCCGCGGCCCACCGTCTACAACGATTCCTATGCCGTGGATACCTGCTGCCTTCCCAATCCCAACTACGTCCCCAAGGAAATCAACGTCACTGGCTTCCTCCCTCGCCTCTCCGGCGACCTCATCATCTCCTACGACGTCTTGCAGTCCTACGGCAGCAGCTACCTCGCCCTCGTGACCATCGAGAACCACAACCCGCTCGGCCGCCTCGACCGCTGGCAGCTCTCCTGGGAGTGGGCTCGCAACGAGTTCATCTACTCGATGAAGGGCGCCTACCCGTCCGTCGTCGACGTCTCCGACTGCGTCTTCGGCAAGCAGGGACAGTACTACCAGGATCTGGACTTCTCCAAGGTGCTCAGCTGCAAGCGCAATCCCACCATCGTCGACCTCACCCCTTGGCAGTACAACAACACCGATCTCGGCCGCATCCCGCACTGTTGCCGCAACGGCACCATCCTGCCGCCGGAGATGGACCCGGAGCAGGCCGTCTCCGCCTTCCAGGTTCAGGTGTACAAGATGCCGCCCGACCTCAATCGCTCCGTCCTCTTTCCCCCGGTCAACTGGAACATCTCCGGCACCCTCAACCCGGACTACCAGTGCGGCCAGCCCAACCGCGTCAGCCCCACCGCCTTCCCCGACTCGAGCGGCCTCGATTCCGACAGTCTCGCGCTCGCGAGCTGGCAGGTGGTCTGCAACATCTCCCGCCCCAAGGGCGCCAGCCCCAAGTGCTGCGTCTCTTTCTCCGCCTTCTACAACGACTCCGTCGTCCCCTGCAAGACCTGCGCCTGCGGCTGCCGGGCCGGCACCAGCGGCCCCACCTGCAACGCCACCGCGCCGGCGCTGCTCCTCCCGCCGGAGGCCCTCCTCGTGCCGTTCGACAACCGGACCGCCAAGGCCGTCGCCTGGGCGGAGATGAAGCACTACAACGTCCCCTCCCCGCTGCCGTGCGGCGACTACTGCGGCGTGAGCATCAACTGGCACGTCCTGACCAACTACAACAAGGGGTGGAGCGCCAGGGTGACGCTGTTCAACTGGCGCGAGGACCAGTTCGCGGACTGGTTCCTGGCCGTGAGAATGGACAAGGCCTATGCGGGGTACGAGCAGATGTATTCCTTCAACGGGACGGCGATGGGGGACAACACGATCTTCATGCAGGGCCGACCGGGGCTGGACTACCTCAATGGGGAAGCGAACGGCAACAACCCGGACAACGATCCCAGAGTGCCCGGGAAGCAGCAGTCGGTCATGTCCTTCACCAAGACGAAGACGCCCGGGATCGACATCACTGCGGGGGACGGCTACCCCTCCAAGGTGTACTTCAACGGGGAGGAATGCTCGATGCCAGAAATGATTCCTACGAATTGGGCGCCCAGGAGCGGGGGGGGGATTGGTCTCGTCACTCTGTTGTTGCTCGTGCTGGCCGTAGTAGCTCTGGTGATCTTGGAGCCGTAG